The following proteins are encoded in a genomic region of Parus major isolate Abel unplaced genomic scaffold, Parus_major1.1 Scaffold437, whole genome shotgun sequence:
- the LOC107199111 gene encoding zinc finger protein 154-like, with protein IHTGERPYECPECGKRFQTSSTLLVHQRIHTDEKPFRCPDCGEGFKHNCTLITHRRIHTGERPYECPECGKRFQRRSTLLMHQRIHTDERPFCCPDCGEGFKQNSHLITHRRIHTGERHHECGECGKSFSRSSSLICHQRTHTGDRPCECGECGMTFKWRSQLIIHQMIHTGEKPYECPECGKRFQTSSTLLVHQRIHTDERPFRCPDCGEGFKQNAHLITHQRIHTGERPYECPQCGKSFSQSSHLTRHQRRHQ; from the coding sequence GatccacactggggagaggcCCTACGAGTGTCCTGAGTGTGGGAAGAGGTTTCAGACCAGCTCCACTCTCCTCGTGCACCAGCGGATTCACACGGATGAGAAGCCATTCCGCTGCCCTGACTGTGGGGAGGGCTTCAAACACAACTGCACCCTCATCACCCACCGGCGCATCCACACTGGGGAAAGGCCCTATGAATGTCCCGAGTGTGGGAAGAGGTTTCAGAGGAGGTCCACTCTCCTCATGCACCAGCGGATTCACACAGATGAGAGGCCCTTCTGTTGCCCTGACTGTGGGGAGGGCTTCAAGCAAAACTCCCACCTCATCACCCACCGGCGCatccacactggggagaggcACCACGAGTGTGGAgaatgtgggaagagcttcagcCGGAGCTCCAGCCTGATCTGCCACCAAAGGACCCACACTGGAGATCGGCCCTGTGAGTGTGGGGAATGTGGGATGACCTTCAAATGGAGGTCCCAACTGATCATCCACCAGATGATCCACACTGGGGAAAAGCCCTACGAGTGTCCCGAGTGTGGAAAGAGGTTTCAGACCAGCTCCACTCTCCTCGTGCACCAGCGGATTCACACAGATGAGAGGCCCTTCCGCTGCCCTGACTGCGGGGAGGGCTTCAAGCAAAACGCCCACCTCATCACCCATCAGCGCatccacactggggagaggcCCTACGAGTGTCCccagtgtgggaagagcttcTCACAGAGCTCTCACTTGACCAGACACCAACGGAGGCACCAGTAA
- the LOC107199112 gene encoding toll-like receptor 13, protein MCTPLLVMLVTLVMVPAGVSPYGFRNCIQAPWDPGLFRCIQRFLSTVEAAVGDLPSTATSLNLSVNTLRQVPPDAFAHLPQLCTLDLTHNKLELLSPGAFRGLSALAHLDLAHNNVSVLATDVFTGLGNLSTLRLDHNPLQKVAPRAFWPLTALSMLWLRGGRLSALEPVAMAVGHLTHLDLLDLCGNMLSTLGPGLPPMLRVLHLCNNSLGALSGASPGVMPPGLRVLDLSYNNISDPAPLAWLHLHNLTHLHLAGNPLDVVQLLRTAGVSPHQVDVSGLQVGTGDLDYLCQQLTGPWLQRLRLQHMGLTAMPDRILAKCPLLGALDVSGNRLRQLGCVGRLLNEAQHAVLGELVAEHNLLERLPSFPRSPVLHKLQNVSLRFNRILVAGAGAFDNAPALRQLRLDVNGLARLDREALRGLHHLRHLRLDNNLLTDLLPGSFADLDQLEILNLRNNRVAVLFPGAFKGLDSLQTLDLGGNNLRHLAAMAFQGLPRLCRLYLDRNRLLEVSAAAFQPVQATLGVLDLRANALRYLSRHLRQLPPFRYLHNLYDLKLQAQQPYGMRVVPQRFFQGLSALRSLYLSQNSLSAIPADAFDDLAQLRYLTLADSSGGMGHLPAGIFKNLSQLRSLNLESAGLRSLGPEVFGNLTRLKELRLAKNELRALDVTLGTRLPTLRYLDLRKCPLSCSCANAWLPAWLVRGPVQVVYLYNYTCGEMGGASAYLHSFDTRVCYLDMGRYLFAGTAPAVLLLLLLPLLHHRGYWRLRYQLFLLRAWVRGHWRQEQRRYTYDTFVSYNSGDEQWVLEELVPELERAALRLCLHHRDFRPGRAIVDNIVDAVYNSRHTVCVVSRGYLRSEWCSLEIQMASYRLFDELRDVLVLIFLEDIPDAELSAFHRMRRVLLRRTHLRWPPEPPAQPLFWAKLRCALRGGEEEEE, encoded by the coding sequence ATGTGCACCCCACTGCTGGTGATGCTGGTGACACTGGTGATGGTGCCTGCAGGGGTCTCTCCCTATGGCTTCCGCAACTGCATCCAGGCGCCATGGGACCCTGGGCTGTTCCGCTGCATCCAGCGCTTCCTGAGCACTGTGGAGGCTGCAGTGGGAGACCTCCCTTCCACTGCCACATCCCTCAACCTCTCTGTCAATACCTTGCGTCAGGTGCCCCCCGATGCCTTTGCCCACCTTCCGCAGCTCTGCACCCTTGATCTGACGCACAACAAGCTGGAACTTCTGTCCCCGGGGGCTTTCAGGGGCCTGTCAGCACTGGCCCACCTAGACCTGGCCCACAACAATGTGTCAGTGCTGGCCACAGATGTGTTCACCGGGCTGGGCAACCTGAGCACACTGCGGTTGGACCACAACCCACTGCAGAAGGTGGCCCCCAGGGCTTTCTGGCCACTGACTGCACTCAGCATGCTCTGGCTTCGGGGTGGCCGGCTCAGTGCACTGGAGCCCGTGGCCATGGCCGTGGGGCATCTGACACACCTGGACCTGCTCGACCTGTGTGGCAACATGCTGTCAACACTGGGCCCAGGGCTGCCGCCCATGCTGAGAGTCCTGCACCTCTGCAACAACTCCCTGGGAGCTCTTTCAGGGGCCTCCCCTGGGGTGATGCCCCCAGGGCTGCGTGTGCTCGACCTGTCCTACAACAACATCTCCGACCCTGCGCCGCTCGCCTGGCTGCACCTGCACAACTTGACACACCTACACCTGGCTGGGAACCCGCTGGACGTGGTGCAGCTGCTGCGCACAGCTGGAGTCTCCCCGCACCAGGTGGATGTGTCAGGGCTGCAGGTGGGCACAGGGGACTTGGACtacctgtgccagcagctgacAGGACCATGGCTGCAGAGGTTGCGGCTGCAGCACATGGGGCTCACAGCAATGCCCGACAGAATTCTGGCCAAGTGTCCGCTGCTGGGTGCTCTGGACGTGTCTGGCAACCGGCTGCGGCAATTGGGCTGTGTAGGGCGGCTGCTGAACGAAGCGCAACATGCAGTCCTGGGCGAGCTGGTGGCTGAGCACAACTTGCTGGAGCGGCTGCCATCATTCCCCAGAAGCCCAGTTCTGCACAAGCTGCAGAATGTGTCCCTGCGCTTCAACCGCATCCTAGTGGCTGGTGCGGGTGCCTTTGACAACGCACCAGCGCTGCGGCAGCTGCGGCTGGATGTGAACGGGCTGGCACGGCTGGACCGTGAAGCGCTGCGTGGACTCCACCACCTGCGGCACCTGCGCCTTGACAACAACCTGCTCACCGACCTTCTGCCTGGCTCCTTTGCTGACCTGGACCAGCTGGAAATTCTCAACCTGCGCAACAACCGTGTGGCCGTGCTCTTCCCTGGTGCCTTCAAGGGGCTCGACAGCCTGCAGACCCTTGACCTAGGCGGGAACAACCTGCGGCACTTGGCAGCCATGGCATTCCAGGGCCTCCCACGGCTTTGCCGGCTTTACCTGGACCGCAACCGGCTGCTGGAGGTGAGTGCAGCTGCATTCCAGCCAGTGCAGGCGACACTGGGCGTGCTGGACCTGCGTGCCAATGCACTGCGCTATCTGAGCCGACACCTGCGGCAGCTGCCACCTTTCCGCTACCTGCATAACCTCTATGACCTGAAGCTTCAGGCACAGCAGCCGTATGGGATGCGTGTGGTCCCACAACGCTTCTTCCAGGGCCTCAGTGCCTTGCGCTCACTCTACCTGTCACAGAACTCGCTCTCGGCCATCCCTGCTGATGCCTTTGATGACCTGGCACAGCTGCGGTACCTGACGCTGGCTGACAGCAGCGGCGGGATGGGCCACCTGCCCGCCGGCATCTTCAAGAACCTGAGCCAGCTGCGCAGCCTGAACCTGGAGAGCGCAGGACTGCGCAGCCTTGGCCCTGAGGTCTTTGGCAACCTGACACGACTGAAGGAGCTGCGCCTGGCCAAAAACGAGCTGCGTGCACTGGATGTGACTCTGGGCACGCGCCTCCCCACCCTGCGCTACCTGGACCTGCGCAAGTGCCCGCTGAGTTGCAGCTGTGCCAATGCCtggctgcctgcctggctggtgCGTGGGCCCGTGCAGGTGGTCTACCTGTATAACTACACCTGTGGTGAGATGGGTGGGGCCTCTGCATACCTGCACTCCTTTGACACGCGTGTGTGCTACCTGGACATGGGGCGGTACCTGTTTGCAGGAACGgcaccagctgtgctgctgctgctgctgctgccactgctgcaccACCGTGGGTACTGGCGGCTGCGCTaccagctgttcctgctgcGTGCATGGGTGCGTGGGCACTGGCGGCAGGAGCAGCGGCGCTACACCTACGACACCTTTGTGTCCTACAACTCTGGGGATGAGCAGtgggtgctggaggagctggtgcCTGAGCTGGAGCGCGCAGCCCTGCGGCTCTGCCTGCACCACCGTGACTTTCGCCCCGGCCGCGCCATAGTGGACAACATCGTGGACGCTGTGTACAACAGCCGGCACACGGTGTGTGTGGTGAGCCGCGGGTACCTGCGCAGCGAGTGGTGCTCACTAGAGATCCAGATGGCCAGCTATCGCCTCTTTGATGAGCTGCGCGATGTCCTTGTCCTCATCTTCCTCGAGGACATCCCTGATGCCGAGCTCTCGGCCTTCCACCGCATGCGCCGTGTGCTGCTGCGGCGCACACACCTGCGCTGGCCCCCTGAGccccctgcacagcccctctTCTGGGCAAAGCTCAGGTGTGCCCTGAgggggggggaggaggaggaggag